One Primulina eburnea isolate SZY01 chromosome 4, ASM2296580v1, whole genome shotgun sequence genomic window, GAACACTCGGTCCCCTGGTCGACGCCTCTCTATTGCCTTTTTAGTGGAACTGCTACTAGTATAAACTCCAAATCTTCTTAGGATGGCATTCTGAAATAACAATTGCTTAGCAATGTCATCGTTGAAAAGCACGATGTTACATAATCACAGCCAGGGATAAAACTGAAGAAAATGTTGGCAGGTAACCTCTTCAAGCATTTTTCCTTCTCTTTCCTTCTGGTTCTTCATTGCAACCCGTGCCACGCTAAGCGGTAAGCGATGTCTCTTTGGGGGCTGTTAAAGAAACATACAGTTAATATATGAACATTCCAAGCTCAATTATGAAGCAACAACCCAAGGACAAGCAAAGTCACCTTTCCACCTAGAGAGACTACTTTCCTGTTCTCCAAGTCCTTCTTTTGTTTCCATGTCATATGAGAGGATTCTGAAGTACATTCAAGTAGGTAACAACATTAATTCAGTGTATATTTTGGAAACAAAAACACCCTCAATTTGGGATCTATTAAATGTCTAGTTTGCAGTTTCGAGAAATAGAGAATAGGTTGAACCACATAATATTTGAAACAACGAATTTCTGGGGTAATAGTACACATCTTCattaataaatcaattaataaatcaataaatcaaaatcaaaacagTGTGAAACAAAGCAGTGATTCCCCCAACGTATAAAATGCGACAGAAGTGAAATCTCCGTAACAAGAATACCAAAGGAAACCATCTTCAAGCCGAAGAGGTCAGTCAGGTTGCAACAACTTTCTAAGAAATTTTAAAGACTATATGAAACAAACATTATATaggaatataaaaaatattaaatgttcGAAATACCCAAAAACTCAATATCTTTCAGGATAGACTTGATATCCACTTTTGGTTCCTTGGAAtcctcagcagcagca contains:
- the LOC140831124 gene encoding uncharacterized protein, translating into MAKKGRGANARSSAAAEDSKEPKVDIKSILKDIEFLESSHMTWKQKKDLENRKVVSLGGKPPKRHRLPLSVARVAMKNQKEREGKMLEENAILRRFGVYTSSSSTKKAIERRRPGDRVFRTIEGHFRNGVLDVNHLLHRSTPQVNDRDIKHAIGEGNKKKGGKKGKGKGKVGRRNRH